A portion of the Paenibacillus hamazuiensis genome contains these proteins:
- the tadA gene encoding tRNA adenosine(34) deaminase TadA yields the protein MLTTNACSFRIHYASRGAVLQIHTHEMYMREAIKEARLAEEKQEVPIGAVIVWNDQIIGRGHNLRETAADPLAHAELLAIREASEYLKAWRLTDCRLYVTLEPCPMCAGAIVQSRISQVIYGTPDPKAGCAGTLMNLLQEERFNHRTEVISGILQEECSSMLTQFFRRLRGKNIP from the coding sequence ATGTTAACAACGAATGCATGTTCGTTTCGTATCCACTATGCGTCCAGAGGTGCCGTTTTGCAGATACATACACATGAAATGTACATGAGGGAAGCTATAAAGGAAGCTCGTTTGGCGGAAGAAAAACAAGAGGTGCCCATAGGCGCGGTTATCGTTTGGAACGATCAAATCATCGGGCGCGGCCATAATTTGCGGGAAACCGCCGCGGACCCACTTGCCCATGCAGAGCTGCTGGCGATTCGCGAAGCCAGCGAATACCTTAAGGCCTGGCGGCTGACGGATTGCAGGCTGTACGTTACGCTTGAGCCTTGCCCGATGTGTGCCGGCGCGATCGTGCAATCCCGAATCAGTCAAGTGATTTACGGAACTCCGGACCCGAAGGCCGGCTGCGCAGGAACGCTTATGAATTTGCTGCAGGAGGAAAGGTTCAACCATCGTACGGAAGTCATAAGCGGGATTTTGCAGGAAGAATGCAGCTCCATGCTGACGCAATTTTTTCGCCGGCTTCGCGGGAAGAACATCCCGTGA
- a CDS encoding PilZ domain-containing protein, whose amino-acid sequence MRSMPAFRKKAQFEFAPEKYQSPAGILLNSRTVVEKNDYVSTGVLSYAEGDILEVELNNYNVFELGDSVKLTVYSPGGIYMFGSTVVAKDHGALMFINPPSNQKRFAEKRDHPRVPVSQEGRIRSLISPEPSAGGLHEDIMLNIENISVSGLGFTVGHEVQLDPQMRIEIEMDLGMPIPCIAEIIRKEPSQGGVYYGAKYVELSGDKANSLRAFVLKKQVETHFSKKKEAQAKRMFK is encoded by the coding sequence ATGAGGTCGATGCCTGCGTTCAGAAAAAAAGCCCAATTTGAGTTTGCCCCGGAAAAATATCAAAGTCCGGCTGGAATTTTGCTGAACAGCCGAACGGTGGTAGAGAAAAACGATTATGTGTCCACAGGAGTATTGTCGTACGCCGAAGGCGATATTCTTGAAGTTGAACTGAACAACTATAACGTATTCGAGCTTGGGGACAGCGTCAAATTAACCGTTTATTCGCCGGGCGGAATTTACATGTTCGGTTCGACCGTCGTTGCCAAAGACCATGGAGCCTTAATGTTCATCAATCCGCCGAGCAATCAGAAACGTTTTGCCGAAAAAAGGGACCATCCCCGCGTTCCGGTATCGCAGGAAGGCCGCATCCGCTCGCTGATTTCTCCCGAGCCGTCCGCTGGCGGTCTACATGAAGACATTATGCTGAATATTGAGAATATCAGTGTAAGCGGTCTTGGATTTACGGTGGGGCACGAGGTGCAATTGGACCCGCAGATGCGAATTGAAATCGAGATGGACCTCGGAATGCCGATTCCGTGCATTGCCGAAATTATCCGCAAGGAACCGTCTCAGGGCGGTGTTTATTATGGCGCCAAATACGTCGAATTAAGCGGGGACAAAGCGAATTCGCTCAGGGCATTTGTGCTGAAAAAGCAGGTGGAGACGCATTTCAGCAAGAAAAAGGAAGCTCAGGCCAAACGTATGTTCAAGTAA
- the ychF gene encoding redox-regulated ATPase YchF translates to MGLSCGIVGLPNVGKSTLFNAITQAGAESANYPFCTIDPNVGVVEVPDERLQKLADIVTPNRIVPTAFEFVDIAGLVKGASKGEGLGNKFLAHIREVDAIVHVVRCFQDENITHVSGKVDPISDIETINLELILADIESVEKRIERSRKNMKGGDKKYAQEVECLDRIKEALYNDKPARSVELDDEEKLLLRDLHLITMKPVLYAANVSEAEVANADGNPYVQKVREYAAQEGAEVVPISAKVEAEIAELEGEDKEMFLEELGIQESGLNRLIRAAYKLLGLYTYFTAGVQEVRAWTIRKGMKAPQAAGVIHTDFERGFIRAEVVGYEDLVGSGSMNAAKEKGLLRLEGKEYVVQDGDVMHFRFNV, encoded by the coding sequence ATGGGGCTTTCATGTGGTATTGTCGGACTTCCCAACGTGGGCAAATCGACGTTGTTTAATGCGATTACGCAGGCGGGGGCGGAGTCGGCCAACTATCCTTTCTGTACGATAGATCCGAACGTAGGCGTCGTTGAGGTGCCGGACGAGCGGCTGCAAAAGCTGGCCGACATCGTCACGCCGAACCGCATCGTGCCGACGGCGTTCGAGTTTGTAGATATTGCCGGGCTCGTGAAGGGCGCAAGCAAGGGCGAGGGGCTTGGCAACAAATTTCTCGCGCACATCCGCGAGGTGGACGCCATCGTGCATGTGGTGCGGTGCTTCCAGGATGAGAATATCACGCACGTCTCCGGCAAGGTCGATCCGATCAGCGATATCGAGACGATCAATCTGGAGCTGATTTTGGCGGATATCGAATCCGTTGAAAAGCGTATTGAGCGTTCGCGGAAAAATATGAAGGGCGGCGACAAAAAATACGCTCAGGAAGTGGAATGTCTGGACCGTATCAAAGAGGCGCTCTATAACGACAAGCCGGCGCGCAGCGTCGAGTTGGACGACGAAGAGAAGCTGCTCCTCCGCGATCTGCATCTGATCACGATGAAGCCGGTGCTGTATGCGGCGAACGTCAGCGAAGCGGAAGTGGCGAATGCGGACGGTAATCCGTATGTGCAGAAGGTGCGCGAATACGCGGCGCAGGAAGGCGCCGAGGTCGTTCCGATCAGCGCCAAGGTGGAGGCGGAAATCGCCGAGCTGGAAGGCGAAGACAAGGAGATGTTCCTGGAGGAGCTCGGCATTCAGGAATCCGGCCTCAACCGGCTCATCCGCGCGGCATACAAGCTGCTCGGATTGTACACGTATTTTACGGCCGGAGTACAGGAAGTGCGCGCTTGGACGATCCGCAAAGGCATGAAAGCTCCTCAGGCGGCAGGCGTCATCCATACCGATTTCGAACGCGGCTTTATCCGTGCGGAAGTGGTCGGCTACGAGGATCTGGTCGGAAGCGGTTCGATGAACGCGGCCAAAGAAAAAGGTTTGCTCCGTCTGGAAGGCAAGGAATACGTCGTGCAGGACGGAGATGTCATGCACTTCCGTTTTAACGTTTAA
- the prfA gene encoding peptide chain release factor 1, translating into MLDKLQALADRYEKLSELLCDPDVASDPKRLREYSKEQSDMQEAYEAYTEYKSVVQQLDAAKEMLGEKLDDEMREMVKMELDELSERKQQLEDRLHILMLPKDPNDDKNVIVEIRGAAGGDEAALFAADLYRMYTKYADSQGWKTEVLDMNASDLGGFKEIVFMITGKGAYSKLKYESGAHRVQRIPVTESGGRIHTSTSTVVVMPEAEEVEIEINENDIRVDTFCSSGAGGQSVNTTKSAVRVTHIPTGIVATCQDGKSQNSNKEKALQVLRARIYEKQLQEEQEKYAGERKSKVGTGDRSERIRTYNFPQSRVTDHRIGLTLHKLDAVLNGDMEEIIGALTIAAQTEGLDERGEAV; encoded by the coding sequence ATGTTGGATAAATTGCAGGCATTGGCCGACCGATATGAAAAGCTGAGCGAACTTCTGTGCGATCCGGATGTAGCGAGCGATCCGAAGCGGCTGCGCGAGTATTCGAAGGAGCAGTCGGATATGCAGGAAGCATACGAAGCTTATACCGAATATAAAAGCGTCGTGCAGCAGCTGGATGCGGCGAAAGAGATGCTAGGCGAGAAGCTCGACGACGAGATGCGCGAGATGGTGAAGATGGAGCTTGACGAGTTGTCCGAACGCAAGCAGCAGCTGGAGGACCGGCTTCACATTCTGATGCTGCCGAAAGACCCGAACGACGACAAAAACGTCATTGTGGAGATCCGCGGCGCGGCGGGCGGAGACGAGGCGGCGCTGTTCGCGGCCGATCTGTACCGCATGTATACGAAATATGCCGATTCCCAAGGCTGGAAAACCGAAGTGCTGGACATGAATGCGAGCGATTTGGGCGGATTCAAGGAAATCGTGTTTATGATCACCGGCAAAGGCGCCTACAGCAAGCTCAAATACGAGAGCGGCGCTCACCGCGTGCAGCGGATTCCGGTGACCGAATCCGGAGGGCGTATCCACACCTCAACTTCGACCGTCGTGGTCATGCCGGAGGCGGAGGAAGTCGAAATCGAAATCAACGAAAACGACATTCGCGTCGATACGTTTTGTTCCAGCGGTGCGGGCGGTCAGTCCGTCAACACGACGAAGTCGGCCGTGCGCGTGACGCATATTCCGACGGGGATCGTGGCGACGTGCCAGGACGGCAAATCGCAAAACTCGAACAAGGAAAAGGCGCTGCAGGTTCTGCGCGCGCGGATTTACGAGAAGCAGCTGCAGGAAGAGCAGGAGAAATACGCCGGCGAGCGGAAAAGCAAGGTCGGCACCGGCGACCGCAGCGAACGGATCCGCACGTACAACTTCCCGCAAAGCCGGGTGACCGATCACCGGATCGGCCTGACGCTGCATAAGCTGGATGCGGTGCTGAACGGCGATATGGAAGAAATCATCGGAGCGCTCACGATAGCGGCGCAAACCGAAGGTCTGGATGAAAGAGGAGAGGCCGTATGA
- the prmC gene encoding peptide chain release factor N(5)-glutamine methyltransferase, whose translation MSDRRTVRENGQTVTIREAFAEASSFLRAAGVQDAAGCAELLLMHLLGLDKTALLLRWSEPLAPGPEREAAWREMLRRKAAGEPVQYIIGEQEFYGLPFEVTPAVLIPRPETELLVEAVVRAGRGLWPDGAPLVADIGTGSGAIAVTAAVQCPSWSFAGSDISAAALEVARRNAARHGVTARINFVQGDLLMPFIERRVALDAVVSNPPYIAADELPGLQPEVRLHEPVTALVGGVDGLDPYRRLTEQLPQLPRMPRLVAFEYGQGQAPAIADMLGKAADWDELRIIPDLAGIDRHILAIRKK comes from the coding sequence ATGAGCGATCGGCGTACAGTACGGGAAAACGGACAGACAGTGACCATTCGGGAAGCCTTCGCAGAGGCTTCTTCTTTTTTACGGGCGGCGGGGGTGCAGGACGCCGCCGGCTGTGCCGAGCTCTTGCTGATGCACCTGCTCGGGCTGGACAAGACCGCGCTGCTGCTCCGCTGGAGCGAGCCTCTCGCACCGGGGCCGGAGCGGGAGGCAGCATGGCGGGAAATGCTCCGGCGCAAGGCGGCAGGTGAGCCGGTGCAGTATATTATAGGGGAGCAGGAGTTTTACGGGCTCCCCTTCGAGGTCACGCCGGCGGTGCTCATCCCGCGCCCCGAGACGGAGCTGCTCGTCGAGGCGGTCGTCCGCGCCGGACGCGGGTTGTGGCCGGACGGCGCGCCGCTCGTCGCCGACATCGGCACCGGCAGCGGCGCGATCGCCGTCACCGCCGCGGTGCAGTGCCCGAGCTGGAGCTTCGCCGGCTCGGACATCTCCGCCGCCGCGCTCGAGGTCGCGCGGCGCAATGCGGCGCGCCACGGCGTGACGGCGCGCATCAACTTCGTCCAAGGAGACCTGCTCATGCCGTTCATCGAACGACGGGTCGCCTTGGACGCAGTCGTTTCGAATCCGCCGTATATTGCGGCGGATGAGCTGCCCGGGCTGCAGCCGGAGGTACGGCTGCACGAGCCCGTGACCGCGCTCGTCGGCGGTGTCGACGGGCTGGACCCGTACCGCCGGCTGACGGAGCAGCTGCCCCAGCTTCCGCGTATGCCGCGGCTTGTCGCGTTCGAGTACGGCCAAGGTCAGGCGCCCGCAATCGCCGACATGCTCGGCAAGGCCGCGGATTGGGATGAGCTGCGGATCATCCCGGATCTGGCGGGCATCGACCGGCACATTCTAGCAATCCGAAAAAAATGA
- the spoIIR gene encoding stage II sporulation protein R, translated as MVKQAYSMSVRRLAYIAFALIVMMMSWESTKMQASALIQQDIPKDSIRIRILANSDSVADQWVKREVRDAIFAEIRTWAEGPQTIEQAREMIRARLGELEQLSNDTLHDRGFGYDAKVELDTVPFPAKTVGTKVYPAGQYEALRVTLGKGEGQNWWCVLFPPLCFMGGQIVAKKDVEAKQAAEREEPAAGQAGQNARGTASAAGNQGQGADSGKAPGKAASGKNATEKASGGGKVGSGENIAASAKESGAKGKTASDTSQTVKASQPQPEIHFFVWDMLKKLFA; from the coding sequence ATGGTCAAGCAAGCTTATTCGATGTCGGTCAGACGTCTCGCTTATATCGCTTTTGCACTTATCGTGATGATGATGAGCTGGGAATCGACGAAAATGCAAGCTTCCGCCCTCATTCAGCAGGACATTCCGAAGGACTCGATCCGCATTCGCATCTTGGCGAATTCGGATTCGGTGGCCGATCAATGGGTGAAACGCGAAGTGCGTGACGCGATTTTTGCAGAGATCCGCACATGGGCGGAAGGTCCGCAAACGATCGAACAGGCGCGCGAGATGATTCGCGCTCGGTTGGGCGAGCTGGAGCAGCTGAGCAACGACACTCTGCATGACCGCGGATTCGGATACGATGCGAAAGTCGAGCTGGATACGGTTCCGTTCCCGGCGAAAACCGTCGGAACGAAGGTTTATCCGGCCGGACAATATGAAGCGCTGCGTGTGACGCTCGGCAAAGGCGAAGGCCAAAACTGGTGGTGCGTGTTGTTCCCGCCGCTGTGCTTCATGGGCGGACAGATCGTAGCGAAAAAAGATGTGGAAGCGAAGCAGGCTGCGGAGCGGGAAGAGCCGGCGGCCGGACAGGCGGGGCAGAATGCCCGTGGTACGGCAAGCGCAGCGGGCAATCAAGGGCAAGGGGCGGATTCGGGAAAGGCACCCGGGAAAGCCGCTTCCGGCAAGAACGCTACGGAAAAAGCCTCCGGCGGCGGTAAAGTCGGTTCCGGCGAAAACATAGCCGCTTCCGCGAAAGAGAGCGGCGCTAAAGGCAAAACTGCCTCCGACACGTCACAAACCGTTAAAGCGTCGCAGCCGCAGCCGGAAATCCATTTCTTCGTGTGGGACATGCTGAAAAAGCTGTTTGCTTGA
- a CDS encoding L-threonylcarbamoyladenylate synthase yields MTNYWQVDPEKPDGQAIREAAGLLREGQTVAFPTETVYGLGADATNTEAVQAIFTAKGRPSDNPLIVHIAHRSQLDGLVLPYDETVCRLIDAFWPGPLTIVLPARPGVLSPLVTAGLDTVGVRMPAHPVALALIDAAGCPVAAPSANRSGRPSPTRAEHVREDLGGRIGGIVDSGPTGVGLESTVVAVSGGGVHILRPGGVTAAALRAALPGAHVEDSAREVQPGEAPRSPGMKYTHYAPQGRMVVVQGASEAAVVARMRQELAQAKAAGETTGALAFTGAAAQLDADCVLESGRGLEQLAHRLYDALRRFDEEGVTFIVAQGCPEEGLGAAIMNRLRKAAGGRVVQT; encoded by the coding sequence ATGACGAACTATTGGCAGGTCGACCCCGAAAAACCCGACGGGCAGGCCATCCGCGAAGCGGCCGGCCTGCTCCGCGAAGGGCAGACCGTCGCGTTTCCGACGGAAACGGTGTACGGCCTCGGAGCCGACGCGACGAACACCGAAGCGGTTCAGGCGATTTTCACCGCCAAGGGCCGTCCGTCGGACAACCCTCTCATCGTACATATCGCTCACCGGTCTCAATTGGACGGGCTTGTCCTCCCGTACGATGAGACCGTTTGCCGTTTGATCGACGCCTTCTGGCCCGGCCCGCTGACGATCGTGCTGCCCGCCCGGCCCGGCGTGCTGTCGCCGCTTGTGACCGCGGGGCTGGACACGGTCGGCGTGCGCATGCCGGCGCACCCGGTCGCGCTCGCGCTGATCGATGCGGCCGGCTGCCCGGTCGCCGCGCCCAGCGCCAACCGCTCGGGGCGTCCGAGCCCGACGCGCGCGGAGCACGTGCGCGAGGATCTCGGCGGTCGCATCGGCGGCATCGTGGACAGCGGCCCGACCGGCGTCGGGCTCGAGTCCACGGTCGTCGCCGTCTCCGGCGGCGGCGTGCATATCCTGCGCCCGGGCGGCGTGACGGCCGCCGCGCTGCGCGCAGCTCTGCCGGGCGCGCATGTCGAAGACAGCGCCCGCGAGGTGCAGCCCGGCGAAGCGCCGCGCTCGCCGGGGATGAAGTACACCCACTACGCGCCGCAGGGCCGCATGGTGGTCGTGCAGGGCGCAAGCGAGGCGGCCGTCGTCGCCCGCATGCGCCAGGAGCTCGCCCAGGCCAAAGCCGCGGGCGAGACAACCGGCGCGCTCGCGTTCACCGGCGCGGCGGCGCAGCTTGACGCCGACTGCGTGCTGGAGAGCGGCCGCGGCCTCGAGCAGCTCGCGCATCGCCTGTACGATGCGCTGAGGCGTTTTGACGAAGAAGGCGTCACCTTCATCGTTGCGCAGGGCTGCCCGGAGGAGGGGCTAGGCGCCGCGATCATGAACCGGCTGCGGAAAGCGGCCGGCGGCCGGGTCGTCCAAACTTAA
- a CDS encoding manganese efflux pump MntP family protein yields MTPYQWGQLITILVMAIALGLDALSLGLGIGMRGIRLWDILKISVVIALFHMIMPLMGMFTGQYVSTLLGDVATMIGGVLLLLLGAHMVYSSVKGDEVRSFDHRTFWGIIVFSLSVSIDSFSVGVSLGMFSTDLLLTVLMFGSFGGAMSIIGLLLGRRVGHWIGEYGEAFGGVILLAFGIKFLL; encoded by the coding sequence ATGACGCCCTATCAATGGGGCCAGCTCATTACGATCCTTGTCATGGCCATCGCCCTGGGACTGGACGCGCTTTCGCTGGGGCTGGGTATCGGCATGAGGGGGATTCGCCTGTGGGATATCCTGAAAATCAGCGTGGTCATCGCGTTATTTCATATGATCATGCCGCTGATGGGAATGTTCACCGGGCAATACGTCAGCACGCTGCTCGGCGATGTGGCGACGATGATCGGCGGCGTGCTGCTGCTGCTGCTCGGCGCGCATATGGTATACAGCTCCGTCAAAGGCGACGAGGTTCGATCGTTCGATCACCGCACCTTTTGGGGAATCATCGTATTCAGCCTCAGCGTCAGCATCGATTCGTTTTCCGTCGGCGTTTCGCTCGGCATGTTTTCCACGGATCTGCTGCTGACCGTACTGATGTTCGGTTCGTTCGGCGGAGCGATGTCGATCATCGGACTTTTGCTCGGCCGCCGAGTCGGCCATTGGATCGGCGAGTATGGCGAAGCGTTCGGCGGAGTCATCCTGCTAGCGTTCGGAATCAAATTTTTGTTGTAA
- a CDS encoding low molecular weight protein arginine phosphatase: MKHILFICTGNTCRSPLAEGMLRQLARERGLAIEVRSAGVAAYEGAPASDHTATILREKGIKEPHKASPLTGDLLDWADLVLTMTQSHKRHAIQLFPEAVDKIFTLKEYTLDDPAELEAVAEIERLYADAQMKQALAQPITDDERSRMTELQRKLPSYDIADPFGGSLTTYRKSAEEIERSLHKLIRKLESFS, translated from the coding sequence ATGAAGCATATTTTGTTCATCTGTACCGGCAACACTTGCCGCAGTCCGCTTGCCGAAGGGATGCTTCGCCAGCTTGCCCGCGAACGGGGTCTGGCTATCGAAGTGAGATCGGCGGGAGTCGCCGCTTATGAAGGTGCGCCGGCCTCCGACCATACGGCGACGATTTTGCGGGAAAAAGGGATCAAGGAGCCGCACAAGGCGTCGCCGCTAACCGGAGATTTGCTTGACTGGGCCGATCTGGTGCTGACGATGACCCAAAGCCACAAGCGGCATGCGATTCAGCTTTTTCCCGAAGCGGTGGATAAAATATTTACACTCAAAGAGTATACGCTGGACGATCCCGCCGAGCTGGAGGCTGTTGCCGAAATAGAGCGGCTTTATGCCGACGCGCAGATGAAGCAGGCGCTCGCCCAGCCGATCACCGATGACGAGCGTTCCCGGATGACGGAGCTGCAGCGGAAGCTGCCGAGCTACGATATCGCCGATCCCTTCGGAGGTTCGCTGACGACGTACCGCAAAAGCGCCGAAGAAATCGAGCGGAGCCTGCACAAGCTGATCCGCAAGTTGGAATCTTTTTCATGA
- the rpiB gene encoding ribose 5-phosphate isomerase B has translation MKIAIGADHAGYRLKDELVGFIQSLGHEVKDFGAFGPESVDYPDYASEVCGQVVSGEADKGILICGTGIGMTIAANKIPGIRCALVHDLFSAKATREHNDSNVLSLGERVIGPGVAQEIVKIWLETEFSQGERHKNRVNKVKQLEEKHTLHP, from the coding sequence ATGAAAATTGCCATTGGTGCGGATCATGCCGGTTACCGGCTGAAGGACGAACTGGTCGGTTTTATCCAATCGCTCGGACACGAGGTAAAAGATTTCGGCGCTTTCGGGCCTGAATCGGTCGATTACCCCGACTACGCATCTGAGGTATGCGGTCAAGTTGTTTCCGGCGAGGCGGACAAAGGTATTCTGATTTGCGGAACGGGCATCGGCATGACGATTGCCGCCAACAAAATTCCCGGTATCCGCTGCGCGCTTGTGCACGATTTGTTTTCCGCGAAGGCGACGCGCGAACACAACGATTCCAACGTGCTTTCGTTAGGCGAGCGTGTGATCGGACCCGGCGTGGCCCAGGAAATCGTCAAGATTTGGCTCGAGACGGAGTTTTCCCAGGGAGAACGCCATAAAAACCGCGTCAATAAAGTGAAGCAGCTGGAAGAAAAACATACGCTTCATCCTTAA
- a CDS encoding TIGR01440 family protein, with the protein MALHVEQILRELVQAGGIRNGHIVVIGTSTSEVLGQRIGTSGTVDVARHIFAAVEKVRQDAGFYPAYQCCEHLNRALVVESALLERYPQLEPVSVVPVPKAGGSMASYAFRQWADARVVETIQAHAGIDIGETLIGMHLRRVAVPFRPSIRFVGQARVTAAFTRPKLIGGARAVYELESAKQDVTCD; encoded by the coding sequence ATTGCGCTGCACGTCGAGCAAATTTTGCGAGAGCTCGTGCAGGCGGGCGGGATTCGGAACGGGCACATCGTCGTTATCGGGACAAGCACCAGCGAGGTGCTCGGCCAGCGTATCGGCACATCCGGTACGGTGGATGTGGCCAGGCATATTTTCGCTGCGGTGGAAAAGGTTCGGCAGGACGCCGGTTTCTACCCGGCATATCAATGCTGCGAGCATTTGAACCGCGCGCTCGTGGTCGAATCCGCTTTGCTGGAACGGTACCCGCAGCTCGAGCCCGTATCCGTCGTCCCCGTGCCGAAGGCCGGAGGTTCGATGGCTTCATACGCGTTCCGGCAGTGGGCCGATGCCCGCGTGGTCGAGACGATTCAGGCGCACGCCGGAATCGATATCGGCGAGACGCTGATCGGCATGCATTTGCGCCGGGTCGCGGTGCCGTTTCGCCCCTCGATCCGCTTCGTCGGGCAGGCGCGGGTCACGGCGGCTTTTACAAGGCCGAAGCTGATCGGCGGAGCGCGGGCGGTGTATGAACTGGAATCCGCCAAGCAGGACGTTACTTGCGATTAA
- the glyA gene encoding serine hydroxymethyltransferase, whose translation MEHLRKTDPKIVEAMNLELGRQRDKIELIASENFVSQAVLEAMGTVLTNKYAEGYPNRRYYGGCEYVDIVESIARDRAKELFGADHANVQPHSGAQANMAVYLAALNSGDTVLGMNLAHGGHLTHGSPVNASGILYNFVAYGVSEKDARIDYDEVRKAAFKHKPRMIVAGASAYPRIIDFEALGQIANDVGALLMVDMAHIAGLVAAGLHPNPVPHSHFVTTTTHKTLRGPRGGMILCRKPWAQAIDKAVFPGSQGGPLMHIIAAKAVSFGEALQPEFKTYAQQVVNNAKALSEALMAEGINLVSGGTDNHLMLIDLRNLNISGKDAEHLLDEVGVTVNKNAIPFDPTSPFVTSGIRVGTPAATSRGMDENAMKTIARIISLTLKNPTDSSVHDKVRGMVKDLTSQFPLYPGLAY comes from the coding sequence GTGGAACATTTGCGTAAAACCGATCCGAAAATCGTAGAAGCCATGAATCTGGAGCTCGGCCGCCAGCGCGATAAAATCGAGCTGATCGCCTCCGAAAACTTCGTTAGCCAAGCTGTTTTGGAAGCGATGGGCACCGTGCTGACGAACAAGTACGCCGAAGGTTACCCGAATCGCCGTTACTATGGCGGCTGCGAATACGTCGACATCGTGGAAAGCATCGCACGCGATCGCGCGAAAGAACTGTTCGGCGCCGATCACGCGAACGTGCAGCCTCACTCCGGCGCGCAGGCGAACATGGCTGTTTATCTGGCTGCGCTGAACTCCGGCGATACCGTTCTCGGCATGAACTTGGCGCATGGCGGCCACTTGACGCACGGCAGCCCGGTGAACGCATCCGGCATTTTGTACAACTTCGTCGCCTACGGCGTCAGCGAAAAAGACGCCCGCATCGATTACGACGAAGTCCGCAAAGCGGCTTTCAAGCACAAGCCCCGCATGATCGTAGCCGGTGCGAGCGCTTATCCGCGCATCATCGATTTCGAAGCGCTCGGCCAAATCGCAAATGACGTGGGCGCGCTGCTCATGGTCGACATGGCGCATATCGCCGGTCTCGTTGCAGCCGGGCTGCACCCGAACCCGGTGCCGCACTCCCACTTCGTGACGACGACCACGCACAAAACGCTGCGCGGTCCGCGCGGCGGCATGATCCTGTGCCGCAAGCCGTGGGCGCAAGCAATCGATAAAGCGGTGTTCCCGGGCAGCCAAGGCGGCCCGCTGATGCACATCATCGCCGCGAAAGCCGTTTCCTTCGGCGAAGCGCTGCAGCCGGAGTTCAAAACGTACGCACAGCAAGTCGTGAACAACGCGAAGGCATTGTCCGAAGCGCTGATGGCCGAAGGCATCAACCTCGTTTCCGGCGGCACGGACAACCACCTGATGCTGATCGATCTGCGCAACCTGAACATCAGCGGTAAAGATGCCGAGCACCTGCTGGACGAAGTCGGCGTGACCGTCAATAAAAACGCGATTCCGTTCGACCCGACCAGCCCGTTTGTCACAAGCGGCATTCGCGTCGGCACACCAGCAGCGACTTCCCGCGGCATGGACGAAAACGCGATGAAAACGATCGCTCGAATCATTTCTTTGACTTTGAAAAACCCGACCGACTCCTCCGTACACGACAAAGTGCGCGGCATGGTCAAAGATCTGACTTCCCAGTTCCCTCTCTATCCGGGTCTGGCCTATTAA
- the upp gene encoding uracil phosphoribosyltransferase encodes MGKVFVCDHPLIQHKLTYIREENTTTKDFRELVDEVATLMAYEITRDIPLEKVQVKTPVAMAECRVISGRMLGLIPILRAGLGMVDGILKLLPAAKVGHVGLYRDPDTLQPVEYYLKLPTDVQERLLIVIDPMLATGGSANAAIEALKKRGCTQIKLMCLIAAPEGVKAVQKAHPDVDIYVAAIDDYLNDHGYIVPGLGDAGDRLFGTK; translated from the coding sequence ATGGGAAAAGTATTCGTTTGCGACCATCCGCTTATCCAGCACAAGCTGACGTACATACGCGAGGAGAACACTACAACGAAGGATTTCCGCGAGCTGGTCGACGAAGTGGCGACGCTGATGGCGTACGAAATAACAAGGGACATCCCGCTTGAAAAGGTGCAGGTCAAAACCCCCGTAGCGATGGCCGAATGCCGCGTCATTTCCGGAAGAATGCTCGGGCTGATACCGATATTGCGGGCCGGGCTCGGCATGGTGGACGGGATCTTGAAGCTGCTGCCCGCAGCCAAGGTAGGACATGTCGGTTTGTACCGCGACCCGGATACGCTGCAGCCGGTGGAATATTACCTGAAGCTGCCGACCGACGTGCAGGAGCGTCTGCTCATCGTCATCGATCCGATGCTGGCGACCGGGGGATCGGCGAATGCGGCCATCGAGGCGCTGAAAAAACGCGGCTGCACGCAGATTAAGCTGATGTGCCTGATCGCTGCGCCCGAAGGTGTCAAAGCGGTGCAGAAAGCTCATCCGGACGTCGATATTTACGTAGCTGCCATCGACGATTATTTGAACGATCACGGTTATATCGTCCCAGGCTTAGGGGACGCGGGAGACCGTCTGTTCGGAACGAAATAA